In the genome of Arachis stenosperma cultivar V10309 chromosome 6, arast.V10309.gnm1.PFL2, whole genome shotgun sequence, the window atttttgttatttaaaaagaataaatatgagTGTACtactttttaattacttaatttagtatttttattataagattattttttatctttaaatttttgaaaaatttaagaAACTTAGGATacgaaatttaaaattaaaaaataatttaaaaaattaattgactaaaaaatattagctttaattaatttttaaagaaaaaaattagtaCAATTTCTATTTTTCCTTCACTCCTTGTctgcattttcttttctttctttacacTATATTTGGTTTGATAGAAAatgaattgaaaaaaaaataaatgtaaagaaaataaataaaaaataatattttttatttggttataaaaaaataaaaatttttttttgtgtaaatTTCACTAcaaaaattttctttccatcacaaacaaaaaaacaaaaaaaactatatttttgTATTTCCTATACTATccttaattatattattattaaaaattattaatgtaaatttaattttaatatattattataataaaaatttatattaaaacattatatgtattaaataaataatttaaatcaaatatataaaattataatattttataatatttataaaatataataaaacataaataaaaatatttatactttattttataataaaaatattaatataattttatactattataattttttttacttttctttctattcaaaaaaaaaaaattcttttattattttcttatcaTCTTTTTTATTCACACAAGTAATtcaactttttctttcttctccctcttctttCCAACATCCACACAAAGTGTTAGTGGTTCGTACTTCGTACACCAAGTCACTAACTAAGAAGGTACAATTACAACACATCACTTCAAACTTTGCCAAACACCACCACTGCCACCAGTTTGGCTCGCATTGCTCCAAATTCTCTacattttctctctctctctctctctctctctctctctctctccacaAGGGGAGACGGACCGCCATGGACGCCGCATCGACGCTCGTCTCCTGCCGAATCGATTCCTTCCCTCGCCGTCGCTCACTCTCACACCACCACCATTCGCCATCATGGAGCAGTAAGCTCCGTCCGCTTCGCCTCAACTCCAACCGTGTTTTCGTCGTCTCCGCGGAGGCTAAACAGGCTATAACCGCTCAATCAACCACCATCAACGATTCGTCGTCCAGGTCTCCTCCACTGAGCAGTGCAGTCAATGGTTCCTCATCTAGGTTTACTCCGACTGGCAGCACCGTCAACGGCGGATCAAAGGTGACACTTTTGATCCTGATCCTGATTTtcgtttttgtttttattaatgtttccgtttctgttttctttttttttttttgaagattttgtCAAAGAAATAGTGAGATAAAGAACTTTGGATTGAAATCAGGATTTTTTTTAGGGGGAAAAAGTTGAAAATAGTgaaaataataaactaaaattcTGTTTTCTGTTTTATCTCTTCCTTAACAAAATACTGAAAGtagaaaaatactaaaaatgaaataattttttcgtttttgttaTTTAGTTCACAAAACCATGAAATCATGAACCAAGAGAAGTAATGCAGGAAATAAAAACATGAAAGCATGATTCAGTTATCTTTCTTTTTGCATGTCTTTTATTTCGATTGTTTGTTGAGTTGATGGAACGCGTGAGTTAACGACTTTGAGTGTGTGGGTTTTGTTGGATGGCAGAGAATTGGAGATGTTTCAAAGGAGATAAAGCGAATGAGAGCACAAATGGAAGAAGACGAACAGTTAGCGACTCTGATGAGAGGCCTTCGTGGACAGAACCTGAAGGACTCGTTGTTTGCTGCGGATGATGTTGAGCTACGTCTTGTTGAGGTGTTCAAAATTATCTGAATCTtatagtattttattttattattattattatttaaaatttagtgaACTTGTTTGTGATTACTAATTGACAGCAGTTATGGACTTATGGTGCATTAACATTAATACATTAGCATCAAACTGATATGTATTtgctttaaaaattgttttatgATATATTTGGAGTTTATCTCTATGTTGGCTGTCATTCCTTTATGCTCATTTTCATTTTAGTGTTTAATTTTTCCGTTTTTCCTTTTTGGATAAAGTGTGTGCCTTTTGTTTTTTATAAACGAGTATCAGATTCGATTGTAATTGGAACTTTGTATTCTGTATTGGTGTAGGTGGATGAAAGTAGTGAGTTTTTGCCTTTAGTGTATGATCCCCCAAGTATTTCTGCATATTGGGGAAAACGTCCACGTGCTGTTGCTACGCGCATTGTGCAGTTACTTTCTGTTGCTGGAGGTTTCCTTTCGCGCATTGCTTCGGATGTGATTCAGAAGAAGGTTAAGGAGGTAATTCCTTAATATCCAGAAAGGCTTCATAGCTTACTCTTTATTCCAGAGTGTTTTATTCCACTctctcttattttcttttatgtttagttttttaaataataaaaactaagaaGTGTTCGCTTTTATGAAATGACTGAATgagttattttataattattttaacttCATACAAAAGTAGTTTACTAGTTGGTACTGTAGAACCTAGGGCTTGAACATGTATCTCTGTGTGGGTATACGTGTCGCTTTCCATATATTCCTATCTACTTTTTACAATGCAACTTTTGAGTTTACATTGTGAATTTGTGATTATTCATTTTTGCTCTTTCCAATTTTCTATAACCAGAACGAAGTTGCTAGAGCAATTGAATTGCGTGAAATTGTTACATCTTTGGGTCCAGCGTACATAAAACTTGGGCAAGCGTTGAGCATTAGACCTGATATACTATCACCTGTAGCAATGACAGAACTGCAGAAACTTTGTGATAAAGTAAGCTTATTGCTCTCGCTCCCTTTGCTTTATTTCACCATTCTGCATAATCCATCTCTATGTGAGTCTGAGAAAAGTTCATAATTTGATATGCAGACAAGTGTGATTTATTGATTAATATATGTTTTTTCTCCATATACATAGTGttcatttttcaattttgttcaATATAAAAGCAAAACTTAATGTGGTCCATGTACACGCAATTGTTTATTAGTAATTCTTGTTGTGTGGTGCTGCTTTGAAGTTTTCAGCTTGGCATGAAGCTACTGTAAAGTGTTGGgaccaaattaaaattattgttgggttcaaaataaatatataaataaatttggtCTGTCCCTGTAAGTGACACTCATTTTTTCTTAGTTGCTCCTTATATTTAACAATAAAGAAGTTTCACATTATCACAAATAGGAATCAAAATTATATTTcctatttattttagaaaaatgaaaCAGTTGCGCTGGTTGCATCTAATATTTATGTTCTATTTTCATAAGCAGTTTACTGGGCTGTTTTCTTTGTCTAAATTAGAATCATGACCCAACATACAagaattaattttgaaattgtAAATAGTGAAAATTATTAGCAGTTACACAATGACATTATGATTTCTAATACTGAATTATTCCTTTTGCTAaggtttgttttcttttttgatgGGGTTGTGGGGGAATTCTGTAAATGTCAAGGTTCCTTCATTTCCAGATGATATAGCTATGGCTCTAATTGAGGAGGAGCTTGGTCAACCATGGCAAAACATCTATTCTGAACTATCAACATCTCCCATTGCTGCTGGTAGCTCTCCAGACAACCAATTAGCTATAGTAATTTCATTGTAGAAAAAGTATAGTCTCTCTTTGCTAGTTTTTTAAGTTCATTTATCAGGAGGTATTAATTCTTTTGTTAAATCTTTGCAGCTTCTCTTGGACAGGTATATAAGGGCCGCCTAAAGGAAAACGGGGACTTGGTGGCTGTTAAAGTACAAAGACCTTTTGTTCTTGAGACAGTCACAATTGATTTATTCATTATTAGGAAGCTAGGTTTGGCTCTTCGAAAGTTTCCACAGGTAAGTTTAATTACTGTGAGGAGAGACTTGAAGTTGTATTTGtcaattgaaattgaattaattTGAACATTTAAATAGTGATGTTGGTAATGCAAGCTAATTGCTTATTACAAGTGTCCTCCATACCCAAAATAAACTTTTTTATAAGGTCCAAAACCAAAACACGGGTATTTTATAGagaacaaaaattttatttaagcctttattttattattttgtacaTTATAGGTCTCAATAGACGTTGTTGGGTTGGTTGATGAGTGGGCTGCTCGATTCTTTGAAGAGCTAGACTATGTGAATGAAGGTGAAAATGGAAATCGTTTTGCTGAAATGATGAGGAAAGACCTACCACAGGTAAGGATGATTACTTGAAGTTAATTTTCGCCCACTCTCTATATTTTCCCCTTGTGTTttatatattaaagaaaaatgaattgcATATAAAACATGGTTGGTATTTCCACAATCTAAGTTTGGTTATGATTCAAGTATGATATATGGGTAAATCAGATGGTTGAATGAGAGGTAACCAGTCTTTTTTAATACAACAATTATTCTAGCTCATGAGACAAGATTGTCTCACGGAATGTAACACACTGCAGACCAAATGAAGTTCTATAGGTACCCAAGGACCAAGTAACACCCACTGAAACAACAAAAGGAAGGGgaataaatatatttagatAGAAGACAATGCATTAGATTAATATGACTTGAAGACTGAATAAAAGAAACCCTTCTTGCCATCTAAGTTTCTAGTAAGTTTCTTACACTAGGGAAGAAACTTAAAGTTGTCTCCCTGAATGAGACCAAAGAGTACAAGGAGGTTATTTAAAATCTTAACTTTCCATTCTAGTAAAATATGAATGCATGTACTACAGAGTTTTGCTTTAATTTCCAAGTGACACTGTGCAATTAactaaaaatgataaaatagcTATAAGAAAAGCATCCATGTGTATGCTTGATGGGGagaatatttaattatttcctATGTTTTCCTAGAGATGTTTGAACTGTTTATGGATATGAAATGTGGATATAGCTATACATGCATACATGGTGGAATGCTGTAATGGGTAGATGATTCTTTTGGAGTTTTAGTCTGTTATTGTTTTCTCTGTGTGTAGTCTGCCATCTGAATTGAAGTTGTCTTTTATGTGTTGGCATAAAAGTTAACGATAGAAAGTAAGGCTGGGTTTTATCATATATCATAATAAATTCATAATGTGATTTTATTTGAGGATGTAATCCAAAACACTACCCTAATCACCAAAGCCCTAGACAGTGGATACATATATGCCTAACAAATGGGTGATCAAACTGAGAATGTAAGGTTAGATTTTTAGTTCATTAAGCCAAGATTTTTTGTAACTAAGATATTTTGGTACATTGTTTATATGTAGAATGTTTTCGTCAATATTTATTTACGTATAATGTTTCATAAATTTGAAGAAACACAATAAATGTGCCTATCTTCATAACAGGCTTGTCAAAAGTTTTATCATATGTGGGAGTTCTATCCGAATATTTTTTACATGAATGGTCACTAGATCTCGGCTACCTCTTCTGATAGTTCTAGTTTCAGGTTGTGATACCAAGAACCTATAATAAATATACATCAAGGAGGGTTCTTACTACAGAGTGGATTGACGGAGAGAAGTTGTCACAAAGCACGGAAAGCGACGTTGGAGAGCTAGTTAATGTTGGAGTCATCTGTTATCTAAAGCAGGTAGtttcactttttttatttttattttttttatctttttggtttaaaaagaattatagaatgttttattttattgcttttgatgTCAATTCCAATCATATTGTTTTATCTCTGAACCCTtcactgaaaataaaatatttaatgtaAAAATTATGCATTAATGAACATGTGATTGTATAATaaaatgatgatgaaaatgTATGCGGTATAGTATTAGAAGAGTTCTTCTAGGAATCATTGATGTAAGTAATTACTGCATATTTATatcttcatttttattttgtttcagcTGCTTGATACTGGATTTTTTCATGCTGATCCACACCCGGGAAATTTGATCCGCACTCCAGATGGAAAGCTCGCTATACTTGACTTTggtaagaatatttttttttgggtatCTGAATATTGTATAGTTGTagattatttttctcataagaTGCCAATATTATAGACATAGGTGTGGCTTTTACTttatgaaatatatgttgaaaaTGTGAACTAATTTGGCTTTAAGAACCACCACCGCAACAACAAGGCCTTGTTCCACACTAGGAGATATTGACTATATGGATCAAACAATGCCATTGTGTCTTGTCATGAATTATTTGTAAACTAAACATATTTATGCTTAATTCTCTTTGATAAGCTCATTATGGAGTTCTATTTCTCATATTACTGTTGCAGAACCAATTTTCCTCAGACCTCCATGTTATAGGACACTATGTTATAATTTGATTTACGTAACTAATTCAAGATCATTTTGAGAATTTAAAGATGGAATAGTGAGAATAGTATTTTTCCGTATCAtacatattaatattttttttttttggagaaaGGGGGATGGTCGATGTTCTTGTTAAGGGTATGTTTGGGTGGGGAGGTAAGTGGAGCCACTAATGTGGTAATGAAGCTTTCTTTTCTTAATCATAGCTTTTTTTGGTTTCTCACCTGAATATTATAGCTATGATGTAATTGGAATAATTTTTAAACGTGTATCTCTTGTTCCATGGTTCATTATATTGCCTTAATCCTTCATGCTACTCTTTATATATGCAAGTAGATGTTTCAATATGTGAATCATTGTGGTAAATGATCAAATTATTTTCTTGTACCTAGGGCTTGTTACAAAATTGACTGATGATCAAAAGTATGGAATGATTGAAGCAATTTCTCATCTCATCCATCGGGATTACCCAGCTATAGTTAAAGACTTTGTTAAACTCGGTTTCATTCCTGATGGCGTCAATTTGGAGCCAATCTTGCCAGTTTTAGCCAAGGTCTTCGATCAGGCCTTAGAAGGTGGAGGAGCAAAGAACATCAATTTTCAAGAGCTTGCATCAGATTTGGCTCAGATTACCTTTGATTAT includes:
- the LOC130935376 gene encoding uncharacterized protein LOC130935376; this translates as MDAASTLVSCRIDSFPRRRSLSHHHHSPSWSSKLRPLRLNSNRVFVVSAEAKQAITAQSTTINDSSSRSPPLSSAVNGSSSRFTPTGSTVNGGSKRIGDVSKEIKRMRAQMEEDEQLATLMRGLRGQNLKDSLFAADDVELRLVEVDESSEFLPLVYDPPSISAYWGKRPRAVATRIVQLLSVAGGFLSRIASDVIQKKVKENEVARAIELREIVTSLGPAYIKLGQALSIRPDILSPVAMTELQKLCDKVPSFPDDIAMALIEEELGQPWQNIYSELSTSPIAAASLGQVYKGRLKENGDLVAVKVQRPFVLETVTIDLFIIRKLGLALRKFPQVSIDVVGLVDEWAARFFEELDYVNEGENGNRFAEMMRKDLPQVVIPRTYNKYTSRRVLTTEWIDGEKLSQSTESDVGELVNVGVICYLKQLLDTGFFHADPHPGNLIRTPDGKLAILDFGLVTKLTDDQKYGMIEAISHLIHRDYPAIVKDFVKLGFIPDGVNLEPILPVLAKVFDQALEGGGAKNINFQELASDLAQITFDYPFRIPPYFALIIRAIGVLEGIALVGNSDFAIVDEAYPYIAQRLLTDESPRLRNALRYTIYGKSGVFDAERFIDVMQAFENFITAAKSGGGESLNGEMAELGVLTSQSQYLLPGFQSAIPQSQQPLQTRAALAFLLSDRGNFFREFLLDEIVKGIDALTREQLVRIISPLGFQNAAPVFSMVPTIGPFKTTALIPTITEEDEVILNNVQKVVEFLTAGSSLSRTSGQVLNVPQIIQDLLPVLPGISAKVLPEIVSRSSSRVLARVIRDSFL